The uncultured Cohaesibacter sp. genomic sequence ATTCTGCGACGTCTCCTCTTGATCATTCCGACATTGGTCGGGATCATGGCAATCAATTTCGCGGTTATCCAGTTTGCCCCCGGCGGGCCGGTTGAACGCGTTATTGCTCAGATCACCGGCACCGACGTGTCCGCGACAGCCCGCATTTCGGGCAGCGGCAGCGATTTTGCCGGAACAGGAGCTGGTGGTGGCGGCGGTGAGGATATTACCTCCAAATATCGCGGCGCACAGGGGCTGGACCCGGACTTCATCAAGGATCTTGAAAAGCAATTCGGCTTTGACAAGCCCCCTCTGGAACGTTTCCTCGACATGATAGGCAGCTACGCTACCTTCGATTTCGGCACCAGCTATTTCCGCGACATCAGCGTATTGCAGCTGGTCAAGGAAAAGATGCCGGTTTCCATTTCGCTCGGCCTCTGGATGACGCTGATCTCCTACATGATCTCCATTCCGCTGGGTATTCGCAAGGCGGTTACCGATGGCTCCAAGTTCGATGTATGGACCAGCGCGGTCGTCATCGTGGGCTATGCCATTCCGGGCTTCCTGTTTGCCGTTCTGCTGATCGTGCTGTTTGCTGGCGGCTCTTTCTTCGACCTGTTCCCCCTGCGCGGACTGGTCTCCGACAATTTCGCAGATCTGAGCTGGTGGCAAAAGATCCTCGACTATTTCTGGCATCTGGCCTTGCCGCTTACGGCCATGGCCCTTTCCGCCTTTGCCACCACAACGCTTCTAACCAAGAACTCTTTTCTTGATGAAATCCGCAAGCAATATGTCGTCACCGCGCGGGCCAAGGGGCTCACCGAGCGTCAGGTGCTGTATGGCCATGTGTTCCGCAATGCCATGCTCATCATCATTGCCGGTTTCCCCGGCGCCTTCATTGGCTCCTTCTTTGGCGGCTCGTTGCTGATCGAGACGATCTTTTCTCTTGATGGACTGGGGCTTTTATCCTTTGAGAGCGTGATCAACCGCGATTATGCCGTTGTCTTTGCCACGCTTTATATTTTCTCTCTGATGGGCCTGCTCATCAGTCTTGTGTCCGATATCACCTATATGCTCATCGATCCACGGATCGATTTCGAGAGTCGGGAGGTATAGGGATGAGCAACAAAGACATGACAAAACCATCCAAGCCCAGTTTCCATGAGCGCCTTTCGCCAATCAACAAGAGGCGCCTCAAGAATTTCAAGGCCAACAGACGTGGCTATATTTCGCTATGGCTGTTTCTCATCCTGTTTTTTCTCACGCTGTTTGCCGAATTGATTGCCAACGACAAGCCGCTGCTCGTCTCCTACAAGGGCGAAATCCTCTCGCCTCTGATGACGGATTATCCGGAAACCAAATTTGGCGGTTTCTTGCCGGTAACCGACTATCGTGATCCGTTCATTCAAGACGAGATTGACGCAAACGGCTGGATATTGTGGGCTCCAATCCGCTACAGCTACAAGACCGTCAATATGGATCTGCCCGTGCCAGCCCCTGCCCCGCCAAGCTGGATGCTTGATAAAGAGGTGCGCTGCGCCCCCTTTGACAAGGGCGTCAATGATCGCAACTGCACCATTGGCAACTGGAACTGGATCGGCACCGACGATCAGGGACGTGACGTGTTGGCGCGCCTCATCTATGGCTTCCGCATATCGGTGCTGTTCGGGCTGACGCTGACTTTCTTCTCCTCGATCATCGGGGTGACGGCGGGCGCTGTGCAGGGCTATTTTGGCGGCCTCACGGACCTCATCTTCCAACGCTTCATCGAAATCTGGACCTCGGTGCCACAGCTCTATCTGCTGCTCATTATCGCGGCCATCATCACGCCAAGCTTCTGGATCCTGCTCTCCATCCTGTTGCTCTTCAGTTGGGTTGCGCTTGTCGGCGTGGTGCGGGCCGAATTCCTGCGTGCGCGCAATTTCGAATATGTTTCAGCGGCGCGGGCGTTGGGCGTGTCCAACCGAACGATCATGCTCAGGCATCTGTTGCCCAACGCCATGGTGGCGACGCTGACCTTCATGCCCTTTATTCTCAATGGGTCCATCACGACGCTGACATCGCTGGATTTCCTTGGCTTCGGCCTGCCGCCCGGCTCTCCCTCCCTTGGTGAATTGCTGGCGCAGGGCAAAAAGAATATCGAAGCCCCGTGGCTCGGGATCACCGGCTTCCTATCCATTTCCATTATGCTGAGTCTGTTGATTTTCATCGGCGAAGCGGTGCGCGATGCCTTCGATCCGCGCAAGACATTTCATTAAGGAGGGAAGCCCATGACCAAGCCCCATTCTTCTTCACCGCTTCTTTCCGTCAAGGATCTGTCTGTCGCCTTCATGCAGGATGGCGAAGAACAGTTGGCCGTGGACCGCATTTCCTTTGATCTGGAGAAAGGTGAGACCATGGCGCTGGTGGGCGAGTCCGGTTCGGGCAAGTCTGTTTCAGCGCTGTCGATCCTCAAGCTGTTGCCATACCCGTCAGCCTCTCACCCCTCTGGTGAGGTTTTGTTCGATGGCAAAGACCTGCTCCATGCGCCAGACAAGACCCTGCGCTCGGTGCGGGGCAACCGCATCTCAATGATTTTTCAGGAGCCCATGAGCTCGCTGAATCCGCTCCACACGGTAGAAAAGCAGATCGGCGAAGTGCTCTCTATCCATCATGGCATGGGCGAGAAACAGGCGCATGCGCGTGTGCTGGAACTGCTCAATGATGTGGGCATTCGCGAGCCGGAAAAGCGACTCAAGAGCTACCCCCATCAGCTTTCAGGTGGCCAGCGCCAGCGCGTGATGATCGCCATGGCGCTCGCCAATGAGCCCGAATTGCTCATCGCAGATGAGCCCACCACGGCGCTCGACGTCACGGTGCAAGCCCAGATCCTCGAGCTTTTGCGCACGCTACAGAAGACCCATGGCATGGCGCTGCTCTTCATCACCCATGATCTGGGCATCGTTGAAAAGCTGGCAGACAAGGTCTGCGTCATGACCAAGGGACGGATTGTCGAGCACGGCCCGACCGAACAGATCTTCGCCAACCCATCTCATGCCTATACCAAGCATCTGCTCAATTCCGAGCCAAGTGGTCGGGCGCTCCCGGTGGCCGATGATGCCCCTATCGTACTACAAACCGATGATCTCAAGGTATGGTTCCCGATCAAGCGTGGCTTCCTGCGCAAGACCGATGGCTATATCAAGGCGGTGGATGGCATCTCCCTTGCCATTCGATCCGGCGAGACTTTGGGCATTGTGGGCGAATCCGGCTCGGGCAAGACCACGCTGGGGCTCGCCCTGTTGCGCATGATTTCATCGGAAGGCCCGATCGTGTTCCAGGGCAACTCTCTTGATGGTCTCAACAGCAAGGCCATGCGGGACAAACGTGGCGACTTGCAAATCGTCTTTCAGGATCCGTTCGGCTCTCTTTCGCCGCGCATGTCCATCGCCCAGATTGTTGACGAGGGGCTTGCGATCCATGCGCCGCAACTCAACGAGAAAGAGCGCGACGCCAAGGTTGTCGCCGTTCTGAAGGAAGTGGGCATCGATCCGGAAACACGTCATCGCTATCCGCACGAATTTTCCGGCGGACAACGCCAGCGTATTTCCATCGCGCGCGCCATGGTGCTGGAGCCAAAATTCGTCATGCTGGACGAGCCGACCAGCGCTCTGGATATGAGCGTCCAGGCTCAGGTGGTCGATCTGTTGCGCGATCTACAGGCCAAGCATAACCTCACCTATCTGTTCATCAGCCATGACCTGAAGGTTGTGAGG encodes the following:
- a CDS encoding microcin C ABC transporter permease YejB, translated to MGAYILRRLLLIIPTLVGIMAINFAVIQFAPGGPVERVIAQITGTDVSATARISGSGSDFAGTGAGGGGGEDITSKYRGAQGLDPDFIKDLEKQFGFDKPPLERFLDMIGSYATFDFGTSYFRDISVLQLVKEKMPVSISLGLWMTLISYMISIPLGIRKAVTDGSKFDVWTSAVVIVGYAIPGFLFAVLLIVLFAGGSFFDLFPLRGLVSDNFADLSWWQKILDYFWHLALPLTAMALSAFATTTLLTKNSFLDEIRKQYVVTARAKGLTERQVLYGHVFRNAMLIIIAGFPGAFIGSFFGGSLLIETIFSLDGLGLLSFESVINRDYAVVFATLYIFSLMGLLISLVSDITYMLIDPRIDFESREV
- a CDS encoding ABC transporter permease; the protein is MSNKDMTKPSKPSFHERLSPINKRRLKNFKANRRGYISLWLFLILFFLTLFAELIANDKPLLVSYKGEILSPLMTDYPETKFGGFLPVTDYRDPFIQDEIDANGWILWAPIRYSYKTVNMDLPVPAPAPPSWMLDKEVRCAPFDKGVNDRNCTIGNWNWIGTDDQGRDVLARLIYGFRISVLFGLTLTFFSSIIGVTAGAVQGYFGGLTDLIFQRFIEIWTSVPQLYLLLIIAAIITPSFWILLSILLLFSWVALVGVVRAEFLRARNFEYVSAARALGVSNRTIMLRHLLPNAMVATLTFMPFILNGSITTLTSLDFLGFGLPPGSPSLGELLAQGKKNIEAPWLGITGFLSISIMLSLLIFIGEAVRDAFDPRKTFH
- a CDS encoding ABC transporter ATP-binding protein, with the translated sequence MTKPHSSSPLLSVKDLSVAFMQDGEEQLAVDRISFDLEKGETMALVGESGSGKSVSALSILKLLPYPSASHPSGEVLFDGKDLLHAPDKTLRSVRGNRISMIFQEPMSSLNPLHTVEKQIGEVLSIHHGMGEKQAHARVLELLNDVGIREPEKRLKSYPHQLSGGQRQRVMIAMALANEPELLIADEPTTALDVTVQAQILELLRTLQKTHGMALLFITHDLGIVEKLADKVCVMTKGRIVEHGPTEQIFANPSHAYTKHLLNSEPSGRALPVADDAPIVLQTDDLKVWFPIKRGFLRKTDGYIKAVDGISLAIRSGETLGIVGESGSGKTTLGLALLRMISSEGPIVFQGNSLDGLNSKAMRDKRGDLQIVFQDPFGSLSPRMSIAQIVDEGLAIHAPQLNEKERDAKVVAVLKEVGIDPETRHRYPHEFSGGQRQRISIARAMVLEPKFVMLDEPTSALDMSVQAQVVDLLRDLQAKHNLTYLFISHDLKVVRALSNRVIVMRNGKVVEEGTVERIFDAPETDYTKALMAAALRMETAPEGVVAD